TCTGCCCTTCTTCTTTATTgagttcttcttcatggtgctgacattttgttcttcctggtcttcttctccctgcgtctgaccttctctatggtctggaccttcttctgtcttctgcttcttgttcttcttcatgggtGACCTTTGTTGTTCTCTCCTGGGCCTTCTTCCCATTGTCtgaaccttcttcttcttcttcttcttatggTGCTTGGACATTTTTTATTCCCTCCcggtcttcttctccatgtatgaccttctctatggtctgaccttcttctcttctgctttcttgttcttcttcatgtgtgACCGTTTTGTTCTTCTTGGgattcttcttcatggtctgccCTTCtcccatggtctgaccttcttctctcttcttcttccttcattGTCTGaccttttctcctttcttctccatggtctgaccttcttcttcttcttcttcttcatggtctgaccttcttcttctttttctccatggtctgaccttcttcttcttgttcttcttcatggtgtgacattttttccTCCTGGTtttttctccatggtctgaccttctccatggtctgaccttcttctttttctgcttctagttcttcttcatggtgtgatctttttgttcttcctgggcttcttcttcatggtctgaccttctccatggtctgaccttcttcttcttcttcttcttctccatggtctgaccttcttcttcttgttcttcttcatggtgttaatttttgttcttcctggtctttttctccatggtctgaccttctctatggGTCtgaaccttcttcttcttctgccttctgttctttcttcatggtgtgacctttgtgttcttcctggtcttcttctccatggtctgaacttcttcttcttcttcttcttcttcatggtgtgacatttttgtccttcctggttttcttctccatggtctgaccttctccatggtctgaccttcttctttttctgcttctagttcttcttcatggtgtgatctttttgttcttcctgggcttcttcttcatggtctgacctctCCATGGTcgaaccttcttcttcttcttcttctcccatGGTCTGGaccttcttctctttgttctcttcatggtgtgacatttttgttattCCTGGTCTTCtcccatggtctgaccttctccatggtctgaaacttcttcttttctgcttcttgttcttctcatggtgtgaccttttttttcttcctggtcttcttctccatggtctgaattttcttttcttcttcttccctggtgtgacatttttgctCCTCAGGTCTTCttctcatggtctgaccttctccatggtctgccttcttcttctttgctcttGTTCGTCTTCATGGgtgactttttgttcttcttggtattcttcttcatggtctgaccttctccatcgctctgaccttcttcttcttcttcatggtctgaccttcttcttctttttctccatggtctttgcccccttcttcttcttgttcttcttcatgtgtgacatttttgtccttcctggttttcttcttccatgggaccttctccatggtctaccttcttctttttctgcttctagTTCTTATTCATGGTGGGATCTTTTTGTTCTCCTGGGCTTCTTCTTCAGTTGGTCGACctttctccatggtctgaccttcttccttattcttcttcttcttcttcttcttcttttcttcttcttcttcttctccatggtctggaccttcttcttcttgttcttcttcatgtgtgACATATTGTTCTCCTGgtttcttctccatggtctgacctctCTCTGGTCTgacctcttctttttcttcgcttcttgttcttcttcatggtgtgaccttcttcttttgttcttcTCATGGTGCTGACcattttgttcttcctggtctctTCTCCATTGTCTgaattcttttcttcttcttcatggtttgaCCCCCATTTTTGTTCCTCCAGGTCTTCTTCTTCCATGGATCTTGCCTTCTCTATGgtcgacttcttcttcttctgcttcttgttcgTCTCATGGTGTGACcgttttgttctttttgggaTTCTTCTGCATGTTTCTGGCCTTTGTCTCATGGTCCTGAACCtcttctatctttctttcttttcttcttcttcttcttcttcttcttctccttcttcttcttctcatttgtctgacctttttctcttcttctcctggtcggaccttcttcttttcttcttcttctttcttcttctcttcttctcatggtctgaccttcttcttctttttctccatggtcATGacttcttctgttcttcttcatggtgtgacattttgttcttcctggtcttcttctccatggtctgaccttcttatGTTgcccttctcttcttctgctctttttcttcttcagtgtggacctttttgttcttctaggtattcttctccatggtctgaccttctccattGTTCTCacttttctgcttcttgttcttcataTAGTTGACCTTCTTTCTTCTCATGTGACCTTGTTTCTCTTCTTGATCTTCTTCATGGCGTGACATTTTCGTTCTtgctggtcttcttctccatgtcctgatcttctccatgttctgaccttcttcttcttcttcttcatggtgtaacctttttgttcttcctggtcttcttcttcacgtctgacctttcttct
The Larimichthys crocea isolate SSNF unplaced genomic scaffold, L_crocea_2.0 scaffold46427, whole genome shotgun sequence DNA segment above includes these coding regions:
- the LOC113745120 gene encoding cilia- and flagella-associated protein 251-like — its product is MKENKKHRKEEGEGRSTIEEEKKKKGIEEEEEVEKKKKKQEEQEEERSEEKEEVRPERGQTMEKKPGEQYVTHEEEQEEEGPDHGEEEEEEKKKKK